A region of Gemmatimonadaceae bacterium DNA encodes the following proteins:
- a CDS encoding YdcF family protein, with product MARASRGTGLRQFALRLVAVLAIGWLASLACIAGWARRTSHGPADAIVVLGAAQYGGRPSPVLRSRLDHALSLWKAAEAPRIVVTGGRRQGDLISEAAAGRRYLARRGVPNTAIFLEPAGRTSLASIEGAASVLEALRDSTPIGRADRLPARPRVLVVSDPFHMLRLDILARLHGLQPMPSPTRTSPISANRAVLEYMLRESVALPTDVALLVWLRLTGKRLVDA from the coding sequence ATGGCCCGCGCGTCACGTGGTACCGGTCTTCGCCAATTCGCACTGCGACTGGTCGCCGTGCTGGCGATCGGGTGGCTGGCCTCGCTGGCGTGCATCGCCGGCTGGGCGCGGCGCACGAGCCACGGGCCCGCCGACGCCATCGTGGTACTCGGCGCGGCCCAGTACGGGGGCCGCCCCTCGCCGGTGCTGCGCTCGCGGCTGGATCACGCCTTGTCGCTATGGAAGGCCGCGGAGGCGCCGCGCATCGTGGTGACCGGCGGGCGTCGTCAGGGCGATCTGATCAGCGAAGCGGCGGCCGGTCGCCGCTATCTCGCGCGCCGCGGCGTCCCCAATACGGCGATTTTCCTGGAGCCGGCGGGCCGCACATCGCTCGCGTCCATCGAAGGCGCCGCGTCCGTGCTCGAAGCGCTCCGCGATTCCACGCCGATCGGTCGCGCTGATCGCCTCCCCGCGCGGCCGCGCGTGCTGGTGGTCAGCGACCCGTTCCACATGCTGCGCCTGGACATTCTCGCACGGCTGCACGGCCTGCAGCCGATGCCGTCGCCCACGCGGACCAGCCCGATCTCAGCGAATCGGGCGGTGCTCGAGTACATGCTGCGCGAATCGGTGGCGCTGCCGACCGATGTGGCGCTGCTGGTGTGGCTGCGCCTGACCGGCAAGCGGCTCGTCGACGCCTGA